A region of the Nothobranchius furzeri strain GRZ-AD chromosome 13, NfurGRZ-RIMD1, whole genome shotgun sequence genome:
TGATTGTTcaattaaacaatgttgattttatatttcatcatcaggttgacgcagtgacagcttgctcctgatttattgttgtgtgtcccatttttttctattctttctctttctgcaggtctagaagcagactcttgttcattattgtttatttttgtggaatccccccccccccccccttcccccctctctccccaccttttatcttctcctttctctttcacctctgactccgtgtctggtcggaattacaaagcattcaaaaacgataacaataaagttttaagtatcaggcgtgacattaaaagcagacgctttgatgctccacctgagagtaaatctgtaaggcttgtcaccagcattcagacatcaattctgtttgcttcacagccagacaggacacggtaaaaaaaaaaaaaaaaaaaaaaagagtagggTAGTGtcttaagctttaaaagcacccaattaTATATAAATTACCCTCTCTACAGTTGGAATTCCTCAAACTACAATGTTGCGCATCATGTGGAAAAACTTGAACAGTGGAGTAGAACCACTTAGATTGAACTGATGGACATTGGAACTACTTTGTTTAAAGCTACTTTATTCTGACCTTACTCTAGGTAAGGTTTTTTTGTTGAAGCACTATTCAACCCATAGTGCTGTGGGAAGATAGAAGACACTTTTCCAGTACTGGATGGCGAGCCCCAGCCCACAGGAACAAATGAACTGGTAGATGGTGACCCGACTGGTCCCATCAAGTTGACTTTAACCAGAGACTATATTGACCAACCAGACCATTACTGTTACGACTGTGTCTGTTTATGTATGTTTGTATCATTTTGTTTTCCCTAAGAAGTGTGCACTTCTCCATTATTttggaatgaaaaaaaaaaacaacaaacaagttTATCAAACAGTAAACGTTACTGCGGTTCGTTAAGTTATGGGTGTGTGTGGTTTCCTCCATTGTTAGATGCATCCGGGCTCCCACAAAACTAACATCTTGTGATTTGGCCCAGTACCTTTTTTAAGTTTAATCTCAGCTTTGAAGCTAATAGTGATCTAGCTATTCATCTTACCATAAGTTACCCAGATACTGGTCACACCTAGGTTTAATTTGTCAGCTTAAAACACAGAAATACAGCTCTGGATAACGATTGGAGACGGGGTTCTTGTCCTCCAGCTTGTGTGGATGTGAGCAGTTACCAGGATGTAAAAAATAACTTTCAACGTGATACTAGTTTGAGGCCATAGTGCTCAGTTCTAATTATAATCCATAAGAGTATTATCCTTGCCTGACCAAGTCGTTCCAGGATGTTCCTCAGTGAGGTCTCCACCTGCTCCCCTGCAGAGCCTCGTGACCTCCACCAGCTTGTCCAGagaagctgcagtcaggtccttCAGCTCCAGCTGTCCCTCctgtttaataataaaaaacaaccaGGGAGGATCAGGCCAAGATCTGCAGCCTCACAGAACAAAGGAGATTCTTCAGGAAGCTGGATGGTCACCGTGTAGATGAGGGTGTTAATCGTGAGCTCTGCTTGGTCCAGAAAGAGCTGCTGACGGGTCGTGCAGCAAACCGAGCCAGCTTGGTTACTCACTATGAGGCGTTCCACATGTCTGGATGTCAGACGAGCACTCCTTATTGCTCTGAGAATCAAACGTTGAATAAATCCTGTTTTTGTGCGAGAAAACATCAGTTTAAACAGAATAAAACGTTACCATTTACCACGTACACAGTAAAGACTTGCACCCCTCTCTGCCTGGCAGTTGAGAATGTGCTGATGGAAACCAACTGCAACTTTGAGAGAGAAGACTGATGCTTAAATTAGCTGgacttgaataaaaaaaaaatttaaaaacacaAACCGCCCCGTTCACCTTGTCACCTTGTTCACAGATGTCATGAGCTCCAGCTGCTCCGCTTCAGACAGAAGCTTCTCGTCTGCCATCATCACCTCAAACTAAACATCTTTAGGTGAGATATGTGCTGGAGCAACAGGAGAAGGTGGAGGTGCTGCAGGAGAAGGTTGTGGGTTCCTCAGCCACTCAAACATCCTACTGGCCAGAGGACAGGCCAGCATGCAGACGGTGAGCAGGAAGTGTGGGAGCTGGTTGCTCATGACTGCATCAGCACAAAAGAGAGAGGAGTAAATACTGACATGTCGCTGGCTGTAGAAGGCTTTACTGTTGAAAGAATGAGGACATTAAGGTTTTGGCATCATAAACATATTAATGGTATAAAAATAGCAAAGGCAGTTGCTATGCTAACCAGACTCAATGAGTCTTTGAATTTTAACGCTTTATGTCCTATACGATAATGTGATTGTTCCATATATGACTtattgcattgaaatctggggaattaCATGTAAACATACACTAATCCATTCATGGTTTTACACAAAATGAGCAATAACAATCATTAGTCTAAAGTCACAGAGCTCCAAACCGCGCATCGTTGGCTGAGTTACAAATATTACAATTTGGTGATCAGGCTGATTACAGGACTCTACAATTGTTCTATAAAGCTCATGTGAAATCAAATTTCCAAGCGAAATCTCAAATCTGATGACAGTGGGGCAGATTATACATATGATTATCTTTTAATCTGCTTCTTTTCATTCaggtatttcaattcaattctgttcaattcaaaaatactttattaatcccagagggaaattgattgctgtaagttgtattgttttattcattttgttactttatgtttaaccctcccattgtctttatgggtgaccccgcgaggaaagttgacctttgtgcagggttgatggtttatcccttgggtccatatgggaggggtgaggagtgagcaccacctcacccctgccatatggacccaagggataaaccatcaaccctgcacaaaggtcaactttcctcgcggggtcacccataaagacaatgggagggttaaaataacaaaaaaataaattaaattaaaaataatttaattacATTTTCTTACCACAAAAAACGTTTATGGCACTTTTGTTAATCCTCATGTTTTACACAGAGGAGCTAAAGTTTTGTTCTCTACCTTAATGTGTTTGCTGTCGGTTTCATCAGAGCATCTCACAGGTGTTATTGTGGTTCCTTCTTCTGCTGTACACCTGTAGATGGATGAAGAATTGATCAAATAATTATATAAACTACGCAGCAGAGATTTGCAGTCACTGTTtcatttaaattacatttaaataagtAGAATTGGAGAAAGCTGCAGACATTTATgttctcacatgcagcatcttgACACAAATTATAAttcacgaacgaatcaaatcttttgaacgggttttcaaagtgaaataCAGTTATAGGAGGAGATTTCAATATTGTCTAAATAATTTAATGGACAGATGGCCACCTAAAAACAATAATTATCGAAATAACTTTCTAGCTTCTTTTATTGATAGATATAAACTAATAGACACATGGAGAGAAACACACAAGTTTCAAAGGGAGTATACGTGGGCTAATAAATCTTTATCATACTGTTCAAGAATTGACTATTGGCTCATCTCCAAGGACTTCAACAATGTAGTTACAAATATTCTACCTTCTCCTTTAACTGATCATAAAACCATATATATTTCTGTTCCCTTAATACCAGCACCTAATAATATTAATCATTCATATTGGAAACTTAATAGCAGTCTTCTTAAAAATACGGAAATCTGTTTGGCAGTGGAGAGTCTCATTGGGAGTTTTTGGGAAAAGGCCTTGGAAGAAAGTTCTTTTAGCCTTAATTGGGAGCTATTTAAATATGAAGTCTCAAAGTTGCTTAGAAAATATAGTAGTGACTTggcaaagaaaaggaaaaaggaaGAAAGAGAAGCTGTGCAAAAAATTACTTTTTTATCTTCGAAACCTTCTGCTTCTTCAACCACAAGTGAAAAAACGGTGCTTGAGGAAATGCAATCTAAACTAGACGAGATGTATATAAAGAGAGCAGAAGGAGCATATATCCGATCACTTAAACAATGGATAGAAGAAGGTGAACAAAACTCTGCCTATTTTTTTAGACTCGAAAGACAACAATCCAAAAATAACTCCAAAAGACAACTGAAAATAGATGGTTTGGTTGTAGAAAACCTCCAAAAAATAGCTAACTCGCTAGCTCTGAATTTTATAGTAATCTATATACATCTAGTTTTTGCAGGCACTCAACTAGTCAATTTTTCAATTCACTTCCTAGTAAAAGAAAACTGACAGCAAGTGATACTGGCTTCTGTGACAGCTCAATAACCTTAAGTGAAGTAAGTAAGGCCTTAAGCCAACTAAAGGCAAATTAATCGCCGGGATCCGATGGACTTACaatcaggggtggactgggaccaaaattcggccctggcatttttacaagCAAGCAAACACCCGTAGGCCAACTCTGCTTCATCACGCAGGGAAAATCAGTTAACTCCAAAATACGTTCTTTATTACAAAAATCTCTCATTTCAATTCCATCCTGTGTTAGCTACTGGAACACTTCCTGGCAAGATCTTAACTGGACAAGAATATGGACTTTACcgcaaaaatgtttttgttaccaaTAAAATGAAGGAAGTCTCTTTTAAAATAATTCATAGATTCTACCCAACTAAGCATTTTCTTCATAAAAGATTTAAGCATAACATTAATATATATTGCTCCTTCTGTGACCTTAACCCAGAGACTACAGCACACGTGTTTTGGGAATGTTCTGTCACAAAAATCTTTTGGAAAGATATCACTACTTTAATTTCAAGAACTATTAAAGTGGACATTCTGTTGAGtttcaaaaatgttttatttgggaCAACAGACTATGATGCAAGACCCTCTCCTGCTTTCTATTTCATCAGTCTGATTCTGTTTCTCTCAAAGTTTTTTATACACAAATAAAAAGTAATACATAAGAACCCTTTGTTTAATCATTTTGTTGTAGATTTAAAGACATATATAGATACAATCTCTTCTTCAAACAACAAAAAGGCCAATAAGACAAAATGTGTATTTGAAGCATTACATGTGcttgggtaatatttaatctcgcattatgtattttttaaatacttttttattattatttttctttgtatttttatttgtatcttttccttttctctctctctctctctctctctctctctctctctctctctctctcttccagtTGTGTGGTTTGCTGAAAAATGATTCTGTGCACAAAATCGAGGGAAAGTGCTGAATTACTGCGGTTTGGAGAAACAGACAAACGAGTTGTCCAATCGTTGCTTTCGGACGAAAAACAACGATTGGTTGAAGTTTTTAGACTAATTTGAGAGAATGacttcattcattttttcatttttttaaatctccacaatatatagcTATGCTATGTTGGCACATTGTGAAGAGGCATGCGAAAAAAGTTTTTaactcatttgttttccaaattaagGAATGCAGCTTTAAGTTTTTTAATATAAAAATTGTGAATGTAACTAacaataaattatttttaaatcatcaagtagactcaTTTAGTGTAAGATCTGAAACAAGTCATGAAATAATTAAACATTTATGTTGATCAATTAATTagttattaaatcactttagttGAACCTGCATTGTAGGTAaaacagaatatgattgtaaacAACCTGTAGATTGTAGGAAATCATTTTATGCAACAAAATAATAATCATTTTATTAAGAGTAAACATGTCAACTTCTTCATGAGATCTTGTAGCTTCCAGCATATAAGGGAGGGGGAGAGGAATGTTATGGCTTACTCTTCCTGGTGGCAAGGCTAGGGAAGGTAAACAGGAGACTGTTTTGTAATGGAAGAACACAATATTTGTAGCAGAAGAAGCTGCTGGACACTTGACTGTTGATCTCTGATATTGCTGTGGACAATAACCTTGTTGGACTTTTCCAATGCTACAACTGTTTGGTTgcctgtttgaaagttgttaatacaagcttttgaaaaaagtatcacagcgaccagcatcccggcatgcgttacAATCAATGACACAATGTTTcctgtctcaattcggcaattatttgcacacttgtgtagcacacactcaaagccttaccccagtttcacactgaaagcatcagcggcgcagaaTGGCAGCAGATTGTCACCGCTTCAACTAGAATTAGTCTATtgactgtttcaaaccagcagcaatgCGGCAATTTCCAAGCCcgtcccagaagcagcacgcCGCACTGCTAAAGAttggattgggttctatttttgccacaagttgcttctgggacacgtcaatttccataGCTAACATAGGGCTGctttgtttcagtgtaaaatctctGGTAATTTTTGAAACAAAGTAATGCAGCAATGCTATTTCATActgtatatatgaagcttacgtgtgattcaacagcttatttactcacagcatcgttccagaagtgcagctgtgtttttttcatggctttaattctggcagtggagaggaaatacatcatatatgacagtgatatcaaatgtgatttccttctttttggtttcatggcagattgcataaacaaaccatgatcGGAAGTCTTGAGGGATCGTGAGATCTCACGAGTCCAAcaaagagcacagcgaggaagtcGTGCAGCTGCCTAGACTCTCCCCGTGTGAAAAGGACTGCTTTGAAGTTTGCGATTAAacctttctgctgctgtttcgcaccgctgatgcttccagtatgAAACCGGggttactgcacactttctccgaGTGcacagtgcaagtattgggattgggccttagtcATCCTGCGAGTTTTAGGTGAAAACAGCAAGACTTTTATGGTTTTGTTGGAGACATTTTGCCTCGCATCCCAGAGGCCTCTTCcaaactttggttgtggtcagtaaCAAACACACCGGTTGTGCTGCAGAGTGCATGTTGACACATCTCAAAGCTTCTGAAGGAAATGTCTGTTTTGGAACCAATAAAATCTCAAGACTACCAGGACCTTCTGGAGCTGAAAGTTCTGTTCTGTTTTAGAACGGAGCATAGTAAACTTAGGATAGCTCTCATATCATGTttggatcatttatttatttaatggaaATTAAAAGAAAGTAAAAGTCATAAACCCAGCTGTctggttaaaatgtttattttcttatCAGGATTAAAATCTTTTACAGATAAACCAAATCTGATCACTTTGGTAGATTTAGGATAAACAATTACAGCTAAGATTTACTTCCATTTGAAAAGCATCTTTCTACGACATCGCTTTGCAATTTAAAACCTTCATGTTGGCTTAATAAAAGGAATTTATTGAGCTCAGTAAAAAGGAGGAAAGCAATGGATAGCGGGTCAGAGTGAAGCAGGAGGTAATTGTTCTGGGATCAGTCAAAACAACAGATCTAAAACTGTCCCTGTGGAAAGATCTTGTCTAGTCCAGCTGCATTCAGAGGAGATGAAGGAAGAGGAATCAAACAGCATAgagcaggaagccagtgaaggtgTTGAAATGGTTGAAACTGTCACAGATGTTACAACCACTAAGAAGGCTGACGGACACCTGGTCCCCAGCTTTAAGCGTGATGGCGAGAACACTGGTGCTGCTGTCTTCAACATCCAGACCGTTTCTGTCACTGAGGGACGACACCACGTTGCCGTTAACCAGGAGGCTGGCGCAAGAGGCCTGGCTTTTATCAGCAGAGGTAACGCTGTAGATGGAGACAGCAAGGCTGTAGACACCAGAGAGAGGAGCAGTGAAGATGCCGGTCTGAGTGCTGTAGCCTCCCGTGTTGTAAAAGGTGTATTTGTAGATGATGGGTGCATCGTTGGCATTGGGGCCAACGCAAGTCAAAGCTGACGCGTTGTTCAGGGCCACTGAGAAGACACTGCGGCTAGCTGGAGAGCCAGTGAAGAAGAGATGGTAAAGTGTAAGTCTGTGAAAGTTTTTATGTGCAGATGAAGAACTTACTTTTCACACTGTTGATGTTTGTCTTGGAGCTGGCCAGTTGTTTGCTTATTTCACTGACCGTAGAGTTAAAAAGCTGCTCCATCCTCTGCATTTTCCTCTGCATCAGACAGCAGCTGCACGATGCTTGGTCAGAATTAcaatctgtacacacacacacacacacacacacacacacacacacacacacacacacacacacacacacacacaccagtgtgaagATGAGAGTGAGTGAATGTTATTTATTGGGGAAATGCCAGTCTCACCTGTAACTACACCTGCAGGTGAACTCGATGGCAGCTGGTTTTGTCCATTCCAACCATAGTTTGGGAGCTGACCAAACGCTGCATGCAGCACACACAGTAGCATGATTGCTGGAGAATAAAAATGCAAAAGTAAAGTTATTAAACTTGATCCGACTTCATAAAACTTTCATATTAACTATGGTTGCTACAATTTGCCCGTCATTGGATACATTTTGGTTTTAGCTGTTAATTTGTAACTTAGGAAACGAGGTTAAACTCACCTATCAGTAATAAACAAACAATTAGAACTTGTTGAAGTTAAACCAAAATTCTGCCACACTTCTATAAAATTCTCACCTTTCATGGTGATGCAGGTAAATGACGGTGAGGCCTCTGAAGGATGGAAAAGGTGTTCACGAATGATGAGACATATACAGATTATATATTTGTCCTGTAGCTCCTCCCCTCCAGCCTCTGTTTGTTATCCAGCTATACTCCTCCTTTTTATGTTCTTCCTGTTTAACTTCAGAACGTCACAAATGAggattcattacacacacacacacacacacacacacacacacacacactgttcagTGCTTTTTGGGGCACATATGATCCAGGTAATGTCTGCCACCTGAAACAACTGCCAAACATTGCCCCAACCACCAGGATCCAGTAAAATACTCATTTCTACAGTGAtcaaacacaataataaatcagcgATTGAGAAATAACATCAGGTCCACCTTGACTTCCTTCACCAGCCAGATCACAGCTTCCCACTGTGATGTAGCGTAACGACACAAAGGCTGTGTAACAGGGTTTTCATCTTCCATAATACATTTACTTCCTAAAGCACGTCTTGGTTTGATTTTAAAAACAGCCTTCCACTCCTTCATCTGAACCAGATCCTCCGGTAGAGGACCTGCAGCTTGCTAGTGACACCTAGAGGTGGTGATCAAACATATTCCTCAATGGACATGTTACCTCAGTCAATGCTTTAATCTGCTTCTCTGTTGCAGGTGAAGCTGAAAAaatgagaatctggtgcaaaagtctgTCTATGTCAGTAATTAGATGAGTGTTTCTGTTCTGAGAAATACTCCCAACAACACATGTATGAAGAAGACTCATCAGAGTCAGCTCTGTTTGCTTTACACTTTGTGTTTTTCATCTTGAAAGGCGCGTTTTCTTCTTCAAACATTAATTTCTTAAAAGGGGAACTAggcggttttggcttgcttttaattctattcaattcaagtttatttatatagcgccaaatcacgacaagagtcgtctcaaggcacttcacataataaacattccaattcaggtcagttcattaagccaatcagaaataatgtttcctatataaggaactcagcaaattgcatcaaatcactgactcgtgtcagtgactatacagcaatcctcataccaagcaagcatgcagcgacagtggagaggaaaactcccttttaacaggaagaaacctccagagaatcctggctcagtataagcagccatcctccacgactcactggggatggagaagacagagcagacacacacacacacacacgcacgcacgcacgcactcacacacacacacacacacacacacacacacacacacaaagataagtaatgtgtctatggttttattgtgatttcttagtaaatattctatttggtgagagataaactttattgtatttatcctagtggatctataattaaacgggtaaactagtagtagcacatccaacgtcaaggaaagaaaaaagttattatcaggagagggagaatgttttagtggttagcagcagtgtgctagctgatggcctcctccatgaggacaccacagctcagcagaacattgttgtagcttcttctggggagaaaaacacttagagagaaaataaagttaacagctgaaattgcagaaaatagcagactgtagaagagagcagtagagtgtgaaaagtggtcagtgtatcctccagcagtctaagcctatagcagcataactacagagttaactctggataacctagcctatttagatggaggcatgttggagtcagggcaagggagagccgtctttaccgactgtatactccacctccctctactcccccacttgtccagatctgggctaacatcagattttaaccataggccctatcaaataaaaatgttttaagcctagtcttaaaagtagacaaagtgtctgcctcacggactaaggctggcagctggttccacaggagaggagcctgatagctaaaagatctgcctcccatcctaattttagatattctgggaaccaccagtagacctgcagtctgagagtgaactgCTCGgtcaggaacatatggaacaatcagatcactgatgtatgatggaccttgattattaagagctttatatgtgagaagaaggatcttaaaatctattctgaatttaacaggtagctaatgtagggaagctaagacaggagagatatgatctctctttttaattctcatcagaactctagctgcagcattttggacaagctgaagacttttaactacattctgtggacttcctgagagtaatgaattacagtaatccagtcttgatgtaataaatgcatgaactagtttttcagcatcactcctggaaaggatgcttctaatcttagcaatattcccaaggtggaaaaagaaaatcctacaaacctgtttaacctgggatttgaatgacatgtcctggtcaaagataacaccaaggttccttactttgttctcggagattaatgtaatgccattaaggtcaggcgattggctaagcaatttccttttctggatttctggtccaaagatgacaacttccgtcttgtcttgatttaaaagcaaaaagtttagagtcatccaattttttatgtcctcaagacaagcctgcaatctacccaaccgattaggttcatcagggttaatggataaatatagctgagtatcgtcagcataacagtggaagtttatcccatgctgtctaatgattttaccaattgggagcatatatatagtaaaaagaattttagcaccccctagtgttcatttgtagaaccgaaagcaaaacctatccctgtacattcattttttaaacatcttAAAGGAGACCTAGAATGTAAATCAGGATTTTTTTTGTCTTCTTGCtaaataaagacagcttgggtggtcaaatgTAGCATGCCAAAAGGTCAAAGCtgtgtgtgacctactttttatgtaaattagaaagttgAGAAATGTGTGAGAGCAAGCCGTAAAACAAGGGGGAGTCCTTCCTCCACAAACCTGCTGGTCTTCACCTTATGCCTGAGGTCGCCACCCCCACCAGCCTTGGCCACATAGTAACCAAACACACCTGAAGATGGAGCAAAAAGCTTGCTCCAAGCTTGGCCCTCCTCACTTCACACAGGACACTTTCTCAAACATTGGACATCATGAATCCGGCTTAACACATTAACTGATACACAACAGTGAAGCTGCATCAGCTATTCTGTCAACTCAACAATCATCAGTCAGTAAAATGTATTGTTCTGCGTGTCAGTAGCAGTTAGCACATGCTAGTGACGGGTCCAGCAACACTGACGCATCGCTGCATGTATCTGGCTCATTAGAGCGACACTCGTGTCTGTGTGCGTATCATCTAGGAAGTAGTCACGTTACCGATACAGCTGCTGTGTCGCTCATCAGTGAAGCGTCAAACTGTGTTTAAATGCAGGCGCGTCTCCCTCTGCCAACAGGATGAGTTTCTGCCACAAGTACAACTTTTGAAGCAAAATTATTCCACTGTTACACCAAGGACCCAGAAAGAAAATCCAAGTTGGTCCATGAGGAATCATTTTGTTCTTATACCGCCAaaaaagttttttgtttttattcccttgtttcatccatcgacatatatactggacaatgtgtgtccataggctccaataataagtttttaagtcaaaatgggaggtggccaccaccgccattttgaccatgtcacagtttacgtcaagcccagacaattccacaaaagggaaaagaggtggagctgagttggggctgtaaggctgggatcaaatgacgacacttgTCGAACTgaagtagctacaagctaacgcggaggtgagagctaagctaacggaggtagctacgtagctacaaccggagttaactgtgcacaacaccggagcttctgaccccttctttccaccggagccgtcagcagcacgttactgcagcagcacgtcttgctcgcgtaagctgctgcttggcccttcccacgagacgcgaagcagcaggggagcagctgtcaccgaccgagcacgaagtcacatgagtgacttcgtcagtaaacacaacaacaagcaggagaaaactacaacatggctccaaaaggtttgtgttttatgttctgtccgttttataatcgccaatacggacctgaaaaacaaaggagaccgctagctaggtgataacttctcatggggccgcacagttagtcacttttttttaaagtaaagcaaccgaagGTAGTa
Encoded here:
- the cbln20 gene encoding cerebellin-3 isoform X2, yielding MKAIMLLCVLHAAFGQLPNYGWNGQNQLPSSSPAGVVTDCNSDQASCSCCLMQRKMQRMEQLFNSTVSEISKQLASSKTNINSVKTSRSVFSVALNNASALTCVGPNANDAPIIYKYTFYNTGGYSTQTGIFTAPLSGVYSLAVSIYSVTSADKSQASCASLLVNGNVVSSLSDRNGLDVEDSSTSVLAITLKAGDQVSVSLLSGCNICDSFNHFNTFTGFLLYAV
- the cbln20 gene encoding protein brambleberry isoform X1, producing MMADEKLLSEAEQLELMTSVNKLQLVSISTFSTARQRGVQVFTVAIRSARLTSRHVERLIVSNQAGSVCCTTRQQLFLDQAELTINTLIYTEGQLELKDLTAASLDKLVEVTRLCRGAGGDLTEEHPGTTWSVSDNDQGTGEVVVSAECFRSMKKTEKAHKLSMVLKDSQTVQLLDFTCTCKAGKASCNHRVALLFQSAHYSQLKVQVVPPLLSCSEDGCPLSQTQNKKDHRGSAEQTVQRPSRGLS